The following proteins are co-located in the Lagenorhynchus albirostris chromosome 4, mLagAlb1.1, whole genome shotgun sequence genome:
- the SPON2 gene encoding spondin-2 isoform X2 produces MGTPSPAAPWGGALWALLLATLGCSAGQPLGGESMCTAQPLAKYSITFTGKWSQASFPKQYPLFRPPAQWSSLLGAAHSPDYSLWRKGQYVSNGLRDFAERSEAWALMREMEAAGEKLQSVHGVFSAPAVPSGTGQTSAEFEAHSRHSLFATVPQDTVTEITASSPSHPANSFYYPRLKSLPPIATVTLARLPHSPRAFPPAPGFGGGGNEVADSLPAPETPLDCEVSLWSSWGLCAGPCGRPGAKSRTRYVRARPANHGAPCPLLEEEAPCVPDNCV; encoded by the exons ATGGGAACCCCGAGTCCGGCTGCCCCCTGGGGCGGAGCCCTCTGGGCCCTCCTCCTGGCCACACTTGGCTGCTCGGCCGGCCAGCCGCTGGGCGGAGAGTCCATGTGCACGGCCCAGCCCCTGGCCAAGTACAGCATCACCTTCACGGGCAAGTGGAGCCAGGCATCCTTCCCCAAGCAGTACCCGCTGTTCCGCCCACCCGCGCAGTGGTCATCCCTGCTGG GGGCAGCGCACAGCCCCGACTACAGCCTGTGGAGGAAGGGCCAGTATGTGAGCAATGGGCTGAGGGACTTCGCGGAGCGCAGCGAGGCCTGGGCACTGATGCGGGAGATGGAAGCTGCCGGGGAGAAGCTGCAGAGCGTGCACGGCGTGTTCTCGGCCCCAGCCGTGCCCAGCGGCACCGGGCAGACGTCCGCGGAGTTTGAGGCCCACTCCAGGCACTCGCTC TTCGCGACCGTCCCGCAGGACACGGTGACCGAG ATCACGGCCTCCTCTCCTAGCCACCCCGCGAACTCCTTCTACTACCCGCGGCTTAAGTCCTTGCCTCCCATCGCTACGGTGACCCTGGCGCGGCTCCCGCACAGCCCCAGGGCCTTCCCGCCCGCCCCGGGCTTCGGGGGCGGGGGCAACGAGGTCGCCGACAGCCTGCCAG CTCCGGAGACGCCGCTGGACTGCGAGGTGTCGCTGTGGTCGTCCTGGGGGCTGTGCGCAGGCCCGTGCGGGCGGCCCGGGGCCAAGAGCAGGACGCGCTACGTCCGTGCGCGGCCCGCCAACCACGGGGCGCCCTGCCCGTTGCTGGAGGAGGAGGCCCCGTGCGTCCCCGACAACTGCGTCTGA
- the SPON2 gene encoding spondin-2 isoform X1, whose protein sequence is MGTPSPAAPWGGALWALLLATLGCSAGQPLGGESMCTAQPLAKYSITFTGKWSQASFPKQYPLFRPPAQWSSLLGAAHSPDYSLWRKGQYVSNGLRDFAERSEAWALMREMEAAGEKLQSVHGVFSAPAVPSGTGQTSAEFEAHSRHSLVSFVVRIVPSPDWFVGIDSLDLCDGGRWREQVVVDLHPYDAGTDSGFTFSSPKFATVPQDTVTEITASSPSHPANSFYYPRLKSLPPIATVTLARLPHSPRAFPPAPGFGGGGNEVADSLPAPETPLDCEVSLWSSWGLCAGPCGRPGAKSRTRYVRARPANHGAPCPLLEEEAPCVPDNCV, encoded by the exons ATGGGAACCCCGAGTCCGGCTGCCCCCTGGGGCGGAGCCCTCTGGGCCCTCCTCCTGGCCACACTTGGCTGCTCGGCCGGCCAGCCGCTGGGCGGAGAGTCCATGTGCACGGCCCAGCCCCTGGCCAAGTACAGCATCACCTTCACGGGCAAGTGGAGCCAGGCATCCTTCCCCAAGCAGTACCCGCTGTTCCGCCCACCCGCGCAGTGGTCATCCCTGCTGG GGGCAGCGCACAGCCCCGACTACAGCCTGTGGAGGAAGGGCCAGTATGTGAGCAATGGGCTGAGGGACTTCGCGGAGCGCAGCGAGGCCTGGGCACTGATGCGGGAGATGGAAGCTGCCGGGGAGAAGCTGCAGAGCGTGCACGGCGTGTTCTCGGCCCCAGCCGTGCCCAGCGGCACCGGGCAGACGTCCGCGGAGTTTGAGGCCCACTCCAGGCACTCGCTC GTGTCCTTCGTGGTCCGCATCGTCCCCAGCCCCGACTGGTTCGTGGGCATCGACAGCCTGGACCTGTGTGACGGGGGCCGCTGGAGGGAGCAGGTGGTGGTGGACCTCCACCCTTACGATGCCGGGACCGACAGCGGCTTCACCTTCTCATCCCCCAAGTTCGCGACCGTCCCGCAGGACACGGTGACCGAG ATCACGGCCTCCTCTCCTAGCCACCCCGCGAACTCCTTCTACTACCCGCGGCTTAAGTCCTTGCCTCCCATCGCTACGGTGACCCTGGCGCGGCTCCCGCACAGCCCCAGGGCCTTCCCGCCCGCCCCGGGCTTCGGGGGCGGGGGCAACGAGGTCGCCGACAGCCTGCCAG CTCCGGAGACGCCGCTGGACTGCGAGGTGTCGCTGTGGTCGTCCTGGGGGCTGTGCGCAGGCCCGTGCGGGCGGCCCGGGGCCAAGAGCAGGACGCGCTACGTCCGTGCGCGGCCCGCCAACCACGGGGCGCCCTGCCCGTTGCTGGAGGAGGAGGCCCCGTGCGTCCCCGACAACTGCGTCTGA